A genomic region of Miscanthus floridulus cultivar M001 chromosome 3, ASM1932011v1, whole genome shotgun sequence contains the following coding sequences:
- the LOC136545218 gene encoding RNA-binding protein CP33, chloroplastic-like, with protein sequence MAAAVTATFRTLLQHAAAGGVPVPLHSVRFQSLQRHRVGLRLLAPPRGRPVLLPPVAAAAAGEEFSSDGEDFSGDEGEEFFDEEEGSEPEEAEASRAYSPPRSRPTRGDEPGRLFVGNLPYTYTSEELAQVFAEAGRVDDAQIIYDKVTNRSRGFAFVTMATAEEAAKAIQMFNGALLGGRTARVNYPEVPRGGERRTVTMAGRKRDDGTYRIYAGNLGWGVRADTLRNVFEGRAGLLNARVIFERETGRSRGFGFVSFRTAEDAQAALEALDGVELEGRPLRLSLAEQNPPPGSPPSTAQAQQEETDSGTSDAETEAASSSELSEAELDDSNLQTAATY encoded by the exons atggccgccgccgtcacaGCCACCTTCCGCACCCTGCTCCAGCACGCGGCGGCTGGCGGCGTCCCCGTCCCGCTTCACAGCGTCCGGTTCCAGAGCCTGCAGCGCCACCGCGTCGGCCTCCGCCTCCTCGCGCCACCGCGTGGGCGCCCCGTCCTACTCCCGCccgtcgccgccgctgcagccGGCGAGGAATTCTCTTCCGACGGAGAGGATTTCTCCGGCGACGAGGGCGAGGAGTTCTTCGACGAGGAAGAGGGCTCCGAGCCGGAggaagccgaggcctcgcgcgccTACTCGCCGCCACGAAGCCGCCCGACGCGCGGCGACGAGCCCGGTCGGCTCTTCGTCGGCAACCTGCCCTATACCTATACCTCCGAGGAGCTCGCCCAGGTCTTCGCTGAGGCCGGCAGGGTTGACGACGCGCAG ATAATCTATGACAAGGTCACCAACAGGAGCCGGGGCTTCGCCTTCGTCACCATGGCCACCGCCGAGGAGGCCGCCAAGGCCATCCAGATGTTCAACGGCGCC CTGCTGGGAGGGAGGACGGCTAGGGTGAACTACCCGGAGGTGCCGCGTGGCGGGGAGAGGAGAACGGTCACCATGGCTGGCCGCAAGCGTGACGATGGCACATACAGGATTTATGCCGGCAACCTGGGCTGGGGAGTGCGTGCCGACACATTGAGGAATGTGTTTGAGGGTCGGGCTGGCTTGCTCAATGCCAGGGTCATCTTTGAGCGTGAGACTGGCCGCTCCAGAGGGTTTGGGTTCGTCTCCTTCAGGACCGCAGAGGATGCACAGGCTGCATTGGAGGCTTTGGATGGAGTG GAATTGGAAGGGAGGCCGCTTCGCCTTAGTCTGGCGGAACAGAATCCACCACCTGGTTCCCCACCTAGTACTGCGCAGGCACAGCAGGAAGAAACCGATTCAGGCACATCTGATGCAGAGACTGAAGCAGCCAGTTCTTCAGAATTATCTGAAGCAGAGTTGGACGATAGCAACTTGCAGACAGCTGCAACTTATTAA